The Grimontia kaedaensis genome has a window encoding:
- a CDS encoding TRAP transporter small permease, protein MKHLLKKISAFTEQLERVLIISGIIAMMVNSTANAIGRYAFNKSIFFSEELNQFLIVGVTFIGFAYAVRKGRNIRMTALYDALGYKARKVLTTIIALFTALLLFYLAYLSVFYVAELKSINRLSPALQFPVYYIYAIIPIGFAMAGLQYAMSFAMNLLHPEIYVSLDVTEEEETDSMGAL, encoded by the coding sequence ATGAAACATCTGCTGAAGAAAATAAGTGCGTTTACTGAGCAGTTGGAGCGGGTTCTAATTATCAGCGGCATCATTGCCATGATGGTAAATTCCACCGCCAACGCTATTGGACGGTATGCGTTTAATAAAAGTATTTTCTTTTCCGAAGAGCTTAATCAATTCCTGATTGTCGGCGTGACATTTATTGGCTTTGCCTATGCTGTTCGGAAAGGACGTAACATCCGAATGACCGCGCTTTATGACGCGCTTGGCTACAAAGCCAGAAAGGTTCTCACTACTATCATCGCTCTTTTTACTGCCCTACTGCTGTTCTACCTCGCGTACCTGTCTGTGTTTTATGTCGCTGAACTCAAAAGCATTAACAGGCTCAGCCCTGCGCTGCAATTTCCGGTGTATTACATCTACGCCATTATTCCGATTGGATTTGCGATGGCCGGTCTTCAGTACGCCATGAGTTTTGCCATGAACCTCCTTCACCCGGAAATCTACGTTTCTTTGGATGTCACTGAGGAAGAAGAAACAGACAGTATGGGAGCACTCTAA
- a CDS encoding glycosyltransferase family 2 protein: MAQDFTPDLSVVCPCYNEEETITPFLESILPVLEQTACSFEVIFINDGSSDKTLEKIRSEVAYDKTLRVINLSRNFGKEAALTAGLDFAKGKAVIPIDVDLQDPPELILQLVSKWKEGFDVVLAKRVDRSSDTLAKSLTASLFYKFHNSISGIEVPENVGDFRLISRKVVEAIKLLPENQRFMKGIFSWVGFNSTVVEYTRQPRAAGETHFNGWKLWNFAMDGITSFSTVPLRVWLYLGVLCSGIAFFYGSFIIVKTIIFGVDLPGYASLVTMVLFFGGVQLIGLGVMGEYIGRLYIESKRRPVYIIENNDEI, encoded by the coding sequence GTGGCTCAGGACTTCACTCCAGACTTGTCAGTTGTATGCCCTTGTTACAACGAAGAAGAAACGATAACGCCATTTCTTGAGAGCATATTGCCGGTCCTCGAGCAAACTGCCTGTTCTTTTGAAGTTATTTTCATCAATGACGGAAGCAGTGATAAAACACTGGAGAAGATCCGCAGTGAAGTTGCTTATGACAAGACGCTAAGGGTGATTAATCTCTCTAGAAATTTTGGTAAAGAAGCAGCTTTGACTGCAGGACTGGATTTCGCAAAAGGGAAAGCGGTTATCCCCATTGATGTGGATTTGCAGGATCCTCCTGAACTTATTCTTCAACTGGTATCTAAATGGAAAGAAGGCTTTGATGTAGTTCTTGCTAAACGTGTTGACCGGAGCAGTGATACTCTTGCAAAGAGTTTGACAGCATCATTGTTCTATAAGTTTCATAACAGTATCTCTGGGATTGAAGTACCAGAAAATGTCGGTGATTTTCGATTGATTAGCCGAAAGGTGGTAGAAGCGATAAAGTTACTGCCAGAAAACCAGCGGTTCATGAAAGGTATTTTTTCTTGGGTTGGATTTAACTCGACAGTCGTTGAATATACGCGCCAACCAAGAGCTGCAGGAGAGACGCACTTCAACGGGTGGAAGCTTTGGAACTTTGCAATGGATGGCATTACAAGCTTCAGTACTGTGCCTCTAAGAGTATGGCTATATCTAGGGGTGCTTTGTTCAGGCATTGCTTTCTTCTATGGCAGTTTTATCATTGTCAAAACAATAATTTTCGGTGTTGACTTGCCTGGTTACGCTTCTCTCGTGACAATGGTACTCTTCTTTGGTGGTGTACAGTTAATTGGATTGGGCGTGATGGGAGAATATATTGGACGGCTTTATATTGAATCCAAGCGTAGACCTGTGTATATCATTGAAAATAACGACGAGATCTAG
- a CDS encoding Lrp/AsnC family transcriptional regulator yields the protein MGRSSTFSIDSFDRKILNIMQDSNRATSDQIADMVGLSPAAVQRRLKKLREQKIIKADVSVVDPKAIGKAMTFVVQVTLERERVDLMHNFKKEMKANKSVQQCYYVTGSSDFILIVTAADMEEYDVFTREAFFDNVNIKSFHTNVVMDRVKTGLTVPIDES from the coding sequence ATGGGGCGCTCATCGACCTTTTCAATCGACAGTTTTGACCGGAAAATTCTCAATATTATGCAGGACTCTAATCGGGCGACATCTGATCAAATCGCCGACATGGTGGGTCTGTCTCCTGCGGCGGTACAGAGACGATTAAAAAAATTACGTGAACAGAAAATTATTAAAGCTGACGTGTCTGTTGTTGATCCTAAGGCTATTGGGAAAGCAATGACGTTTGTGGTTCAAGTCACTCTTGAGAGAGAAAGAGTCGATCTGATGCATAACTTCAAGAAGGAAATGAAGGCGAATAAATCAGTGCAGCAATGCTATTACGTAACGGGAAGCTCTGACTTTATTTTGATTGTAACCGCGGCTGATATGGAAGAGTACGACGTTTTCACGCGAGAGGCATTTTTCGACAACGTTAACATCAAAAGTTTCCATACCAATGTGGTGATGGACAGGGTGAAAACGGGGCTGACAGTTCCGATTGATGAGTCGTAA
- a CDS encoding M24 family metallopeptidase, with translation MPLLPLNPPARGFAQSEFELRTCELQKQMRGKQLDAVFFTTEAEFRYFSGFKSQFWESPTRPWFLVIPAEGKPIAVVPEIGVSGFELTWITDVRSWPSPRPEDDGISLLATTLHEVSARFRRVGAMLGPETHLRMPANNFASLQKMLSHHSWVDVSNIIQTIRSVKSKAEIEKIRFSCNIAAEAFDYLRQHLFVGVTEREACKAMHLEMLRLGADSCPYLISGSGIAGYDSIIMGPTDRALAEGDVLVIDTGANFDGYFCDFDRNYAFGSATKETVDAYDAVYAATEAGLAAAHPGRTTGEVWQAMWSVLEKAGALGNDVGRMGHGLGMQLTEWPSFIPKGDVVLKPGMVLTLEPGMAFAPNRMMVHEDNIVITENGCELLHPRTWDKLPVIG, from the coding sequence ATGCCCTTATTGCCGCTGAACCCACCAGCCAGAGGCTTTGCGCAAAGTGAATTTGAATTGCGCACTTGCGAGTTACAAAAACAGATGCGAGGAAAACAGCTTGATGCCGTTTTCTTCACGACTGAGGCTGAGTTTCGCTATTTCAGTGGCTTTAAATCGCAGTTCTGGGAAAGCCCAACCCGACCTTGGTTTCTGGTTATTCCTGCTGAAGGAAAACCCATTGCGGTCGTCCCTGAAATTGGCGTCTCTGGTTTTGAACTCACTTGGATAACAGATGTGCGCAGCTGGCCCTCGCCCAGACCTGAAGACGATGGCATCAGCTTACTCGCCACGACACTGCATGAAGTCAGTGCACGGTTTCGCCGCGTTGGCGCCATGCTGGGGCCGGAAACCCATTTACGCATGCCAGCGAACAACTTTGCGTCGCTACAGAAAATGCTGTCACATCACTCCTGGGTAGATGTATCGAACATTATCCAGACCATAAGAAGCGTTAAATCCAAAGCAGAGATAGAGAAGATACGATTCTCATGCAATATCGCCGCTGAGGCCTTTGACTATCTGCGGCAACATTTATTTGTGGGCGTTACTGAAAGAGAGGCGTGCAAAGCCATGCATTTGGAAATGCTCAGGCTTGGGGCGGACTCGTGTCCCTATCTTATTTCAGGCTCTGGTATCGCGGGGTACGACAGTATCATCATGGGGCCTACCGACCGCGCACTTGCCGAAGGTGATGTACTCGTTATCGACACTGGGGCCAACTTTGACGGCTATTTCTGCGATTTTGACCGAAACTACGCGTTTGGTAGCGCAACGAAAGAAACGGTAGACGCCTATGATGCCGTTTATGCCGCTACGGAAGCAGGACTCGCAGCAGCTCATCCTGGCCGCACAACGGGTGAGGTTTGGCAAGCGATGTGGTCAGTCTTAGAAAAAGCGGGCGCACTTGGCAATGATGTTGGGAGAATGGGCCACGGTCTTGGCATGCAACTGACAGAGTGGCCCTCTTTTATTCCTAAAGGGGATGTGGTGCTAAAGCCCGGTATGGTGCTTACCTTGGAACCAGGAATGGCATTTGCCCCCAACCGCATGATGGTGCACGAAGACAATATCGTTATCACGGAAAATGGGTGTGAGCTTTTACACCCGAGAACCTGGGACAAACTGCCTGTTATTGGTTAG
- a CDS encoding TRAP transporter substrate-binding protein: MKQFGIMLLSLGMIFSAQAETWKFASEEDKTDVQDIYAQKFAEVIKKESDGDIRVRIYYYGQLGTENDIVELAAKGTIQFVSVGSGHLGSYVPEVQAVSLPYVLGTDEAVTHKVLTGSPTIYENLAAKFENVNLKLLSMMSEGEMVWGANKAIRTPEDFADQKIRTFTSTIPVETYKTFGATPTPLSWGEVYGSLQLKTIDGMVNPIYFIYNAKWHEVQDYLMFPGQQPYVSTVSTNSKWFSELAPEKQAMVRKAIKEADKAAYDYQLRINQENLDKIMAERPNMQVVKLNKEERERFKQLSKNLHETYLDVVANAYPAEEQAAARKEAKAILESLIQEVKVAASQQ, encoded by the coding sequence ATGAAGCAATTTGGCATTATGTTATTGAGTCTTGGCATGATTTTCAGTGCTCAGGCAGAAACATGGAAGTTTGCGTCTGAAGAGGACAAAACCGACGTTCAAGACATCTACGCGCAAAAGTTCGCGGAGGTGATCAAGAAAGAGTCTGACGGAGATATACGCGTCCGTATTTACTATTACGGTCAACTAGGCACTGAGAATGACATCGTTGAACTGGCAGCCAAGGGCACCATTCAATTCGTGTCTGTGGGTTCGGGCCACCTTGGCTCTTATGTCCCAGAAGTGCAAGCGGTCAGCCTTCCCTACGTACTTGGAACAGATGAAGCGGTGACCCATAAAGTACTGACTGGAAGCCCGACCATTTATGAGAACCTTGCCGCCAAGTTTGAGAACGTCAACCTAAAGCTGCTTTCAATGATGTCTGAAGGCGAAATGGTTTGGGGTGCCAATAAAGCCATCCGCACACCCGAAGATTTCGCTGACCAAAAGATCCGAACCTTCACTTCAACCATCCCCGTTGAAACCTATAAGACGTTTGGGGCGACCCCAACCCCATTATCTTGGGGTGAAGTCTATGGCTCTCTTCAACTGAAAACCATCGATGGTATGGTCAACCCTATCTACTTCATCTACAACGCGAAATGGCATGAAGTACAGGATTACCTGATGTTCCCAGGTCAGCAGCCATACGTCAGCACAGTGTCCACTAACAGCAAATGGTTCAGCGAACTCGCGCCTGAAAAACAAGCCATGGTGAGAAAAGCGATCAAAGAAGCCGACAAAGCCGCTTATGACTATCAGCTACGAATCAACCAAGAGAACCTCGACAAAATTATGGCCGAACGACCGAATATGCAGGTTGTGAAGCTCAATAAGGAAGAGCGCGAGAGATTTAAGCAGCTCAGCAAAAACTTGCATGAAACTTACTTGGACGTTGTCGCAAATGCCTATCCCGCCGAAGAACAAGCTGCGGCCAGAAAAGAGGCCAAAGCCATTCTCGAAAGTCTGATTCAGGAAGTCAAAGTCGCGGCTTCACAACAGTAA
- a CDS encoding GtrA family protein — protein sequence MDFFRLFRYGIVGIFSTLIHYFTSIFLVSSTSFGFVTSGVIGFLVAYTFSFSFQSLFVFKEKLQLSSAFKFFLVQVVALTCSLGVSEIASGMSDYVRMFVVVMLLPLMAYFIHSIWTFRT from the coding sequence TTGGATTTTTTTAGGTTGTTTCGTTATGGCATTGTCGGTATCTTTTCAACGCTTATTCACTACTTTACCTCGATATTTTTAGTTAGCAGCACAAGTTTTGGATTCGTCACTTCTGGTGTTATTGGCTTTTTAGTTGCGTATACATTCTCTTTTTCCTTTCAATCTTTATTTGTTTTTAAGGAGAAGCTGCAGCTATCCAGTGCTTTCAAATTTTTCTTAGTCCAAGTGGTTGCTTTGACGTGTTCTCTTGGTGTAAGTGAGATAGCATCAGGAATGAGTGATTATGTCAGGATGTTTGTCGTAGTCATGTTGCTACCACTTATGGCCTATTTTATTCATTCAATTTGGACTTTTAGGACCTGA
- a CDS encoding DUF1330 domain-containing protein: MEVTNALYPTDAQYETLRAHPETGEIQLLNLFKFREKALYPDGRDSNLSGKEAYDLYGKPMREVLTRYGAQVVYFSELTEMVIGQVEDLWDAAVIVKYPSRKALLEMTSSEEFKVLAIHREAGLEGQLNIEIEIPN; the protein is encoded by the coding sequence ATGGAAGTCACCAACGCGCTATATCCCACCGACGCACAGTACGAAACATTACGTGCTCATCCTGAAACAGGTGAAATTCAACTTCTGAACCTGTTTAAATTCCGTGAAAAAGCGCTATACCCAGATGGCAGGGATTCCAATCTTTCGGGTAAAGAAGCCTACGATCTTTACGGTAAACCTATGCGCGAGGTTCTGACCAGATATGGTGCTCAGGTGGTTTATTTCTCTGAGCTGACTGAGATGGTAATTGGACAGGTAGAAGACCTTTGGGATGCTGCCGTCATCGTGAAGTACCCTTCCCGCAAAGCGCTTCTGGAAATGACTTCTTCTGAGGAATTTAAAGTGTTAGCTATTCATCGAGAAGCGGGCTTGGAAGGGCAGTTAAACATTGAAATTGAAATCCCTAATTAA
- a CDS encoding M20 aminoacylase family protein, with the protein MSNLPQQLISDMVAWRHHLHRFPECGFNVNLTADFIADKLQSFGVEVVRNIGQTGLVGILRSGTSEASIGLRADMDALFIHEQNEFDHTSQHEGKMHACGHDGHSAMLLGAASYLAANPDFDGTVYFIFQPDEEHGCGAQAMIDDGLFERFAIDEVYGVHNFPGLAEGELMVRPGSLMASESGFEINIEGVGGHAALPHQGVDPLVTGAQIILALQTIVSRNLSAISETAVISATEFITDGTVNVIPGKVTIKGDCRCFTEKTLEHIQQRMKQIVTGICEAAGANHTFQFTNTFYPTVNSPQQTAYAVEAAEKVLGKGKVNASCEPLTISEDFSSMLRVKPGCYVLLGNGTESVGGCALHNPKYDFNDSILPLGARYWIQLVKDRLGRPNG; encoded by the coding sequence ATGTCCAACCTGCCCCAACAACTGATCAGCGATATGGTTGCATGGCGACACCACCTACACCGATTTCCTGAGTGTGGCTTTAATGTCAATCTCACCGCTGATTTCATCGCGGATAAGCTTCAGAGCTTTGGCGTTGAAGTGGTGCGTAACATCGGACAAACAGGCTTGGTTGGTATACTCCGAAGCGGCACCAGCGAAGCCAGCATCGGCCTTCGTGCAGACATGGACGCTCTGTTCATTCATGAACAAAACGAGTTTGACCATACCTCTCAGCACGAGGGAAAAATGCATGCCTGTGGGCATGATGGTCACTCGGCGATGTTGCTTGGCGCGGCAAGCTATCTGGCAGCCAATCCAGACTTTGATGGCACGGTATATTTCATTTTTCAGCCAGACGAAGAACACGGATGTGGTGCTCAGGCGATGATTGATGACGGCTTGTTTGAGCGCTTTGCCATTGACGAAGTATATGGCGTTCATAATTTTCCCGGCTTGGCAGAAGGTGAGCTCATGGTTCGGCCTGGTTCACTCATGGCCAGCGAAAGCGGATTCGAAATCAATATCGAAGGCGTTGGTGGTCATGCAGCCCTTCCTCATCAAGGTGTTGATCCGCTTGTCACTGGTGCGCAAATCATTCTTGCGTTACAAACTATCGTATCCCGTAATCTCAGCGCCATCAGTGAAACGGCTGTGATTTCAGCAACAGAATTTATTACTGATGGCACCGTCAATGTGATCCCGGGAAAAGTTACGATCAAAGGCGATTGTCGCTGTTTCACCGAGAAAACGCTGGAACACATCCAGCAGCGAATGAAACAAATCGTTACCGGCATATGTGAAGCAGCAGGCGCAAACCACACCTTTCAATTCACCAATACCTTTTATCCTACCGTCAATTCACCACAGCAAACGGCCTATGCGGTGGAGGCAGCGGAAAAAGTGCTTGGCAAAGGCAAGGTCAATGCGAGTTGCGAGCCACTGACAATCTCAGAAGATTTTTCCAGCATGCTGAGAGTCAAACCCGGTTGCTATGTGCTGTTAGGAAATGGTACAGAATCGGTAGGAGGCTGCGCCCTCCACAACCCTAAGTACGACTTCAATGACAGCATCCTGCCTTTGGGTGCCCGTTATTGGATCCAACTGGTCAAAGACCGACTTGGTAGGCCCAATGGCTGA
- a CDS encoding GNAT family N-acetyltransferase — protein MHIQYLPDAEITDFIDEKLRLLLSASFLNNQDSEHFARHRYYKEMPQHRYMAWEGDELAAHIAVHEKQVSIDGIEYSIAGIAEVCVNQAFRGQGLVKQILKEVHQHRLAAGDDFALLFGEADIYSSSGYETTTNVLMHNPANGWVLAGKTMAKALNNTWPSGDVKLVGLPF, from the coding sequence ATGCACATCCAATATCTACCTGACGCTGAAATTACTGACTTCATCGACGAAAAACTTAGGCTGCTTCTGAGTGCCAGCTTCTTAAATAATCAGGACTCTGAACATTTTGCCCGTCACCGCTACTACAAAGAGATGCCCCAGCACCGATATATGGCTTGGGAAGGAGATGAACTCGCTGCGCATATTGCCGTCCACGAAAAACAGGTGTCTATTGATGGAATTGAGTATTCCATTGCGGGTATTGCTGAAGTTTGTGTCAATCAGGCTTTTCGTGGTCAGGGGCTGGTCAAGCAGATACTCAAAGAAGTGCACCAGCACAGGTTGGCCGCAGGAGATGATTTTGCGTTGTTGTTTGGGGAAGCAGATATTTACAGCTCTAGCGGCTATGAAACGACGACAAATGTCCTCATGCATAATCCGGCAAATGGGTGGGTCTTGGCTGGAAAAACCATGGCAAAGGCACTCAATAACACGTGGCCTTCAGGCGACGTAAAGCTGGTAGGGCTGCCATTTTAA
- a CDS encoding HAD-IB family hydrolase has translation MNLALFDFDGTITTEDTFTAFLFYATSKPRLAIGFALVWPVILLYKLGLLPARKTRPVLAYVAFWRRREKEVDVIANRFAAEYLPAALRPDVMEMLAKHKANGDDVYLVSAALNIYLRHFCQQRGIKLLCSTMEVKNGRFTGRYVNGDCSCENKAVAVQKTVDLNAYSQVYAYGDTDEDLPMLSLADVKYLCGNRISTNQ, from the coding sequence ATGAACTTAGCGCTATTTGATTTTGATGGCACCATCACCACGGAAGATACCTTCACTGCGTTTCTTTTCTACGCGACTTCAAAGCCACGGTTAGCTATTGGCTTTGCGCTGGTATGGCCGGTTATCTTGCTTTACAAGCTTGGCCTTCTTCCTGCCAGAAAAACACGCCCAGTACTTGCATACGTCGCGTTTTGGCGTCGCCGCGAAAAAGAGGTTGATGTGATTGCCAATCGATTTGCTGCTGAGTATCTACCAGCCGCACTAAGGCCAGATGTGATGGAAATGCTCGCTAAGCATAAGGCCAACGGAGACGACGTTTATCTAGTCTCTGCCGCGCTAAATATTTACCTTCGCCATTTTTGCCAACAGCGCGGAATCAAACTGCTTTGCAGTACCATGGAAGTTAAAAATGGCAGGTTCACAGGTCGATATGTGAATGGTGATTGTAGTTGCGAAAACAAAGCTGTTGCAGTGCAGAAAACGGTAGATCTTAACGCATATTCCCAAGTCTACGCTTATGGGGATACTGACGAAGATCTACCTATGCTCTCCTTAGCGGATGTGAAGTACTTATGTGGAAATAGAATCAGTACTAACCAATAA
- a CDS encoding TRAP transporter large permease: protein MNDIFQFLSDIVAGELDIYVITFTLVSVMIVLLFLSFPMVVPLAIGALIGLLHFSLVDPEVLIQQMVTGISPNALIAVPMFIFAADIMTRGHTANNLLGLIQAFVGHLKGGVPITTCISCTLFGSVSGSTQATVVSVGQIMRPKLLQAGYKDSFVMALIINASDIAFLIPPSIGLILYGTLANASVGELFIAGIGPGIVLTIFFATYSYFYSRKHADSISLVEETNREEKMEAIRKSILPLGFPALIIGGIYSGIVTPTEAASFAVLYAIVVECVFYRILGTKDVLDAALSTGLITAVVFVLVGIGQAFSWYISFEQIPQDLLAPLDLSSASHEYILFVIALAFFVGCMFVDSLVVLLILTPIFAPIVDAAGLDPVHVGVLITLQMAIGSATPPFGCDIFTAIAIFQRPYLEVIRGTLPFFLILLVMSALLIFLPDIALLPRDILFSK from the coding sequence ATGAATGACATTTTTCAATTTTTATCTGACATCGTCGCGGGTGAACTCGATATTTATGTCATCACATTCACGCTCGTTTCCGTGATGATTGTGCTGCTTTTCCTTAGCTTCCCCATGGTTGTGCCACTGGCAATCGGTGCATTAATAGGCCTACTTCATTTTTCGCTCGTTGACCCTGAAGTGCTCATCCAACAAATGGTGACTGGGATTTCCCCCAACGCACTGATCGCCGTACCTATGTTCATCTTCGCTGCAGACATTATGACCCGCGGCCACACTGCCAATAACCTGCTCGGCCTGATTCAAGCGTTTGTTGGCCACCTAAAAGGCGGCGTGCCGATTACCACCTGTATCAGCTGTACATTATTTGGTTCTGTCTCTGGCTCTACACAGGCGACTGTGGTGTCCGTAGGACAAATCATGCGGCCTAAATTGCTGCAGGCTGGCTATAAAGACAGCTTTGTCATGGCACTTATCATCAACGCCAGTGACATTGCTTTTCTGATCCCGCCCAGTATCGGTTTGATTCTTTATGGCACGCTTGCCAATGCCAGTGTCGGTGAACTCTTCATTGCGGGCATTGGGCCTGGCATTGTGCTCACTATCTTCTTCGCCACTTACAGCTACTTTTATAGCCGCAAACATGCAGACAGCATCAGCTTGGTTGAAGAAACCAACCGTGAAGAAAAAATGGAAGCGATTAGAAAATCGATTCTTCCTTTAGGCTTCCCAGCACTGATCATTGGCGGGATCTATTCAGGTATTGTCACACCAACAGAAGCGGCGTCCTTCGCCGTGCTCTACGCTATTGTCGTTGAATGTGTGTTTTACCGAATTTTAGGTACCAAAGATGTACTTGATGCTGCATTAAGCACGGGATTAATTACCGCAGTCGTATTTGTTTTGGTTGGGATTGGACAGGCTTTTTCTTGGTACATCTCGTTCGAACAAATTCCGCAGGACTTGCTGGCTCCTTTAGATCTCAGCAGCGCCTCTCATGAATACATTCTGTTTGTTATCGCGTTGGCGTTTTTTGTCGGCTGTATGTTCGTCGACTCTCTGGTTGTACTGCTGATCCTAACACCTATTTTCGCGCCAATTGTTGATGCAGCAGGGCTAGACCCCGTTCACGTAGGTGTGCTTATCACCCTGCAAATGGCGATTGGATCTGCTACACCTCCTTTCGGTTGTGACATCTTCACTGCTATAGCGATTTTTCAGCGCCCGTATCTTGAGGTCATTCGCGGAACCTTACCCTTCTTCCTCATTTTGTTGGTGATGTCAGCATTGCTGATTTTCTTGCCAGATATTGCACTTTTGCCAAGAGACATACTATTCAGTAAATAA
- a CDS encoding patatin-like phospholipase family protein, translated as MATTRRNKKPKVCLVLQGGGALGAYHIGAYQAMKEAGFEPDWFAGISIGALNCAVLAGNKPEDRLGKLETFWQRISRPDTDAHIPSSLAMAFNTMSASSALMFGQPDFFTPRPINPWLAPPGEAATSFYDTSPLFSTLAELADFDLINQNKTRLTVGATRVTDGELVFFDSKTDEIAPAHAVASGSLPPGFPATQIGEEYFWDGGVVSNTPVNGILDLAGDEELLIFMVDLWNANGELPKTMSEVLWREKEIQYASRTSEHVEALIAKRNLDHVLKTTPGLVDSAQVPDVTTLKAGKKIDIVHITFDPLEGHIPLSDAEFSRRSIRLRRECGYNDMKQALEESPWTQPNEGLPCHFHRRKFEGCWIENKKLDKAS; from the coding sequence ATGGCAACAACAAGACGCAATAAAAAACCTAAGGTTTGTCTGGTGCTGCAGGGTGGCGGTGCGCTCGGTGCTTATCACATCGGTGCCTACCAAGCGATGAAGGAAGCAGGTTTTGAGCCGGACTGGTTTGCTGGTATCTCCATTGGCGCTCTGAACTGTGCAGTGCTGGCTGGGAATAAACCAGAAGACCGATTAGGAAAATTGGAAACATTCTGGCAACGGATTTCTCGCCCAGATACTGACGCTCACATCCCGAGTTCTTTGGCGATGGCTTTTAATACCATGAGCGCCTCCTCAGCGCTGATGTTTGGACAGCCGGATTTCTTTACGCCGCGCCCAATCAATCCTTGGCTGGCCCCTCCAGGTGAAGCTGCGACCAGTTTTTATGATACGTCACCACTGTTTTCCACCTTGGCAGAACTGGCTGATTTTGACCTTATCAATCAAAACAAAACACGCCTGACAGTTGGTGCGACCCGCGTAACTGACGGTGAGTTGGTGTTTTTTGATAGTAAAACGGACGAGATCGCCCCTGCACATGCTGTGGCGAGTGGTTCACTGCCACCTGGTTTCCCTGCAACTCAGATTGGCGAGGAATACTTCTGGGATGGTGGTGTTGTTTCCAATACGCCAGTTAATGGCATTCTCGATTTAGCGGGCGATGAAGAGCTGCTGATCTTTATGGTCGACCTCTGGAATGCCAATGGCGAACTTCCTAAAACCATGAGTGAAGTGCTTTGGCGTGAAAAAGAAATTCAATATGCCAGCCGTACCAGCGAACATGTCGAGGCGCTCATCGCCAAACGCAACCTTGACCATGTGCTGAAAACTACACCGGGTCTTGTCGACAGTGCCCAAGTGCCGGATGTGACCACGCTGAAAGCAGGGAAGAAAATCGATATCGTGCATATCACTTTTGACCCCCTTGAAGGCCACATTCCTTTGAGTGATGCAGAGTTTTCTCGCCGTTCAATTCGATTACGTCGAGAGTGCGGTTATAACGACATGAAACAGGCACTGGAAGAGTCTCCATGGACACAACCAAACGAAGGTTTACCGTGTCATTTCCACCGCCGTAAGTTCGAAGGTTGCTGGATAGAAAACAAGAAGCTGGATAAAGCGTCTTAA
- a CDS encoding maleate cis-trans isomerase family protein translates to MKVETVTPQYDLSHLAPRGRIGVIALATDFNIEHELVKLLPQDVRAFTSRVRNINPLTIENLKTMAPDITRAADCILPGTDLDVVVYACTSGTIAIGDPQVKELVHIVRPGVLVTNPVSASLAAFKSLGAKKISILTPYTEAVNRELASFFETQGLEVINIAGFAFEDDTAMTFISPEDIAQAAITICDPEADALFISCTALRAAEVVSRIEAVIEKPVVTSNLALVWHTLTLLNDKRPINGYGVLLEAPYSISDSN, encoded by the coding sequence ATGAAAGTAGAAACCGTCACCCCACAATACGACTTAAGCCATCTGGCACCCAGAGGGCGTATTGGGGTTATTGCATTGGCGACGGATTTCAATATTGAGCACGAGCTTGTAAAACTACTTCCTCAAGATGTTCGTGCTTTTACCAGCCGGGTAAGAAACATCAATCCATTGACTATCGAAAACCTGAAAACCATGGCGCCTGATATCACCCGCGCGGCTGATTGCATTCTACCCGGTACAGATCTCGATGTGGTGGTTTACGCGTGCACCTCAGGCACGATTGCCATTGGCGATCCTCAGGTTAAAGAGTTAGTTCATATAGTGCGCCCCGGTGTCTTGGTCACTAACCCTGTCAGTGCATCTCTCGCGGCCTTCAAGAGCTTGGGTGCTAAAAAGATCTCTATCCTGACTCCCTATACAGAAGCAGTGAACAGGGAGCTGGCTTCATTTTTTGAAACCCAAGGTTTGGAGGTCATCAATATCGCTGGCTTTGCCTTTGAAGATGACACCGCAATGACGTTTATCTCTCCAGAAGATATTGCCCAAGCCGCCATAACGATTTGTGACCCAGAGGCCGATGCCCTGTTTATCTCTTGCACGGCCCTGCGCGCCGCTGAGGTGGTATCGCGCATCGAAGCCGTCATCGAAAAGCCAGTTGTCACCAGCAACCTTGCATTGGTTTGGCATACGTTGACGCTGTTGAATGACAAAAGGCCAATAAATGGATATGGCGTGCTTCTGGAAGCACCATACTCAATAAGTGATTCAAATTAG